The window CAGACGTGATGGTGATGCCGCGTTCCTTTTCCTGTTCCATCCAGTCAGTCGTCGAAGCGCCGTCGTGCGTCTCGCCGATCTTGTGGTTCACACCCGTGTAGAACAGGATGCGCTCGGTAGTGGTGGTCTTGCCGGCATCGATGTGGGCCATGATGCCGATGTTGCGGACCTTATTTAGGTCGGTAAGCACGTCCTGTGCCACGGGGTCTCCCTTTCGGATGGACTACACGTTCGCCGCCGGCTCAGTGAGCCGGCGGCGTCCGGAAAGTTTTTACCAGCGGTAGTGTGCGAAGGCCTTGTTGGACTCGGCCATCTTGTGGGTGTCTTCGCGACGCTTCACAGCGGCACCAAGACCATTGGAGGCATCCAGGATTTCGTTCTGGAGGCGCTCGGTCATGGTCTTCTCCCGGCGGGCCTTGGAGTAGCCCACGAGCCAACGCAGAGCGAGAGCGGTGGAGCGACCCGGCTTGACCTCAACCGGAACCTGGTAGGTAGCGCCACCAACACGGCGTGAACGCACCTCGAGCGAAGGCTTGACGTTGTCCATGGCCTTCTTGAGAGCGGCAACGGGGTCGCCGCCGGACTTGGCACGTGCACCTTCGAGTGCGCCGTAAACGATGCGCTCTGCGGTGGACTTCTTGCCGTCAACAAGAACCTTGTTGATCAGCTGCGTGACCAACGGGGAGCCGTAAACGGGATCGGAAACTAGCGGCCGCTTCGGGGCCGGACCCTTGCGAGGCATATTACTTCTTCTCCATCTTTGCGCCGTAACGGCTGCGAGCCTGCTTGCGGTTCTTTACACCCTGGGTGTCAAGTGCGCCGCGGACGATCTTGTAGCGGACACCCGGAAGGTCCTTAACACGACCACCACGAACGAGCACGATGGAGTGCTCCTGGAGGTTGTGGCCAACACCGGGGATGTAGGCGGTAACTTCCACGCCACCGTTGAGGCGCACACGTGCCACCTTACGGAGAGCCGAGTTCGGCTTCTTGGGGGTGGTGGTGTAAACGCGGGTGCAAACACCGCGGCGCATCGGGCTGCCCTTCAGCGCGGGAGCCTTGGTCTTGGAGACCTTCGGCGTGCGGCCCTTGCGGACCAGCTGGTTAATCGTAGGCACTTTCGTGTTCTCCGTTGTTTGATCTCTGCCCCCACACACAGGCTCCAGCCTGTGTAAACGTGGGAACTTTGGCGTTGCTCGTGCAGCCGGCCGAAACTCCGGTAGGCGTGCAAAAGTGCGGCATTCGTTGCGCATGTTGCCCGCAACCCGGAAACAGGCTCCACCCAGCACCATGAGAACAAAACCAAAATGATGCTGCGGCGGCCTTCATCCACTGCCACACAGAACAATTACCAAAAGTCTAGCACGGCTTGATCTAGGGCCTTAATCGGGTGTATGGCGTCCAAACGGGTGAAGGCCCCCTGCCCTTGCGGACAGGAGGCCTTCACCTTTCACTCGTGAAGCTGACGATTCCGTTTAGCGGAAGTCGTTACCGAGATCGTAGTCATCCAGCGGGATGGCGTGGAACTCGGGAGCTCCGTCGCCGCCCAGGGCATCATAGGAGAAGTCGGTGAAAGCGCTGGGGCCCGTGAACAGGCTTGCCTTTGCTTCTTCCGTCGGCTCCACAGTGACCTCTGTGTAGCGGGGCAGACCCGTACCAGCCGGGATGAGCTTACCGATGATGACGTTTTCCTTGAGGCCCAGCAGCGGATCGCTCTTGCCTTCCATGGCCGCCTGCGTCAGGACGCGGGTGGTTTCCTGGAAGGAAGCTGCCGACAGCCAGGACTCGGTAGCCAAGGAAGCCTTGGTGATACCCATGAGTTCCGGACGACCCGAAGCCGGGGACTTGCCCTCGGATACGACGCGGCGGTTCTCGTCCTCGAAGCGGGCGCGCTCTGCAAGCTCACCGGGGAGCAGGTCGGAGTCGCCGGATTCGATGACGGTCACGCGGCGCAGCATCTGGCGGACGATAACCTCGACGTGCTTGTCGTGGATACCAATACCCTGGCTGCGGTAAACACCCTGAACTTCGTCCACAAGGAACTTCTGTGCAGCACGCGGGCCCATGATGCGCAGAACCTGCTTCGGGTCCACAGGACCGTTGATCAGCTTCTGGCCGACGCTGACGTGCTCGCCATCTTCGATGAGGAGACGTGAACGGCGCAGCACCGGGTAGGCAATCTCTTCGGAACCATCGTCCGGAGTGATGACCAGGCGCATCTGGCGCTCGGACTCTTCGATGGTGATGCGGCCGGCTGCTTCAGCAATCGGCGCCACACCCTTCGGAGTACGGGCTTCGAAGAGCTCCTGGATACGGGGCAGACCCTGGGTGATGTCGTCGCCACCACCGGCGGAGACAGCACCACCGGTGTGGAACGTACGCATGGTCAGCTGGGTACCGGGTTCACCGATGGACTGTGCGGCAATGATGCCCACGGCCTCTCCGATGTCCACGGTCTTGCCAGTGGCCAGCGAACGGCCGTAGCAGAGTGCACAGGTGCCCACCTTGGACTCACAAGTGAGCACGGAGCGGACCTTGACCTCGGTGATGCCTGCAGCCAACAGCTGGTCGATAACGACGTCGCCGCAGTCGGTGCCGCCGGCAGCCAGGACGTTGCCCTGGGCATCGACGACGTCGACAGCCAGCGTACGTGCGTAGGCGCTGTTCTCGACGTTCTCGTCCAGGACGAGCTCACCGTTGGAATCCGGAACGGCGATCGGGGTGACCAGACCGCGCTCGGTACCACAGTCCTCTTCGCGGACGATGACGTCCTGCGAAACGTCCACCAGACGACGGGTCAAGTAACCCGAGTTGGCAGTACGAAGAGCGGTATCGGCCAGACCCTTACGGGCACCGTGCGTAGCGATGAAGTATTCCAGCACCGACAGGCCCTCGCGGTAGGAGGACTTGATGGGGCGAGGAATGATCTCACCCTTCGGGTTGGCCACAAGACCACGGATACCCGCAATCTGGCGGACCTGCATCCAGTTACCACGTGCACCGGAGGACACCATGCGGTTGATGGTGTTCATCGGGGACAGGCTGTCGCGCATCGCCTGGGCGATTTCGTTGGTTGCCTTGTTCCAGATTTCGATCAGTTCCTGGCGACGCTCGTCGTCGTCGATCAGGCCCTTGTCGTACTGGCCCTGGATCTTGGCAGCCATGTTCTCGTAACCAGCCAGGATGGCAGGCTTGGAAGTAGGCACCTCGATGTCGGAGATGGCAACCGTGACACCCGAACGGGTGGCCCAGTAGAAACCGGCATCCTTCAAGTTGTCCAGCGTTGCCGCGGTAACAACCTTCGGGTAGCGCTCTGCGAGGTCGTTGACGATCCGGGACAGTTCGCCCTTGTCAGCAACAGCCTCAACCCAGGGGTAATCCTCGGGCAGCGTCTGGTTGAAGATGACCTGACCCAGGGAGGTCTCAACGAGAGCAGTCTGACCTGGCTCCCAACCTTCCGGAGCTTCCCAACCTGCGTAAGGAACGAAGTCCTCCAGACGGATCTTGACCTGGGAGTTCAGGTGCAGGTCACGGGCGTCGTACGCCATGATTGCTTCCGAAACCGAGGAGAAGATGCGGCCTTCGCCGGCAGAGCCGACGCGCTTGGTGGTCAGGTGGTACAGGCCGATGATCATATCCTGCGAAGGCAGGGTCACCGGACGGCCATCGGACGGCTTCAAGATGTTGTTTGAGGACAGCATCAGGATGCGGGCTTCGGCCTGGGCTTCCGGGCTCAGCGGCAGGTGGACTGCCATCTGGTCGCCGTCGAAGTCAGCGTTGAAGGCGCCACAAACCAGCGGGTGAAGCTGGATTGCCTTGCCTTCCACAAGCTGCGGTTCGAACGCCTGGATGCCGAGACGGTGCAGGGTAGGTGCACGGTTGAGCAGCACCGGGTGTTCGGTGAT is drawn from Arthrobacter sp. 31Y and contains these coding sequences:
- the rpsL gene encoding 30S ribosomal protein S12; translated protein: MPTINQLVRKGRTPKVSKTKAPALKGSPMRRGVCTRVYTTTPKKPNSALRKVARVRLNGGVEVTAYIPGVGHNLQEHSIVLVRGGRVKDLPGVRYKIVRGALDTQGVKNRKQARSRYGAKMEKK
- the rpsG gene encoding 30S ribosomal protein S7 encodes the protein MPRKGPAPKRPLVSDPVYGSPLVTQLINKVLVDGKKSTAERIVYGALEGARAKSGGDPVAALKKAMDNVKPSLEVRSRRVGGATYQVPVEVKPGRSTALALRWLVGYSKARREKTMTERLQNEILDASNGLGAAVKRREDTHKMAESNKAFAHYRW
- a CDS encoding DNA-directed RNA polymerase subunit beta'; its protein translation is MSSESSFGLMQIGLATAEDIRGWSYGEVKKPETINYRTLKPEKDGLFCEKIFGPSRDWECYCGKYKRVRFKGIICERCGVEVTRAKVRRERMGHIELAAPVTHIWYFKGVPSRLGYLLDLAPKDLEKVIYFAAYMITSVDTESRHAELPNLQVEHDLEKKQMVDNRDSDIATIARDLEDELARLEGEGAKAADKKKARDSADRQMANVRKRADADIERLEQVWDRFKNLKVADLEGDEGLYRELRDRYGLYFEGSMGAEAIKKRLETFDMQAEAESLRDTIQNGKGQRKTRALKRLKVVNAFLTTNNSPLGMVLDAVPVIPPELRPMVQLDGGRFATSDLNDLYRRVINRNNRLKRLLDLGAPEIIVNNEKRMLQEAVDSLFDNGRRGRPVTGPGNRPLKSLSDMLKGKQGRFRQNLLGKRVDYSGRSVIVVGPQLKLHQCGLPKQMALELFKPFVMKRLVDLNHAQNIKSAKRMVERYRPQVWDVLEEIITEHPVLLNRAPTLHRLGIQAFEPQLVEGKAIQLHPLVCGAFNADFDGDQMAVHLPLSPEAQAEARILMLSSNNILKPSDGRPVTLPSQDMIIGLYHLTTKRVGSAGEGRIFSSVSEAIMAYDARDLHLNSQVKIRLEDFVPYAGWEAPEGWEPGQTALVETSLGQVIFNQTLPEDYPWVEAVADKGELSRIVNDLAERYPKVVTAATLDNLKDAGFYWATRSGVTVAISDIEVPTSKPAILAGYENMAAKIQGQYDKGLIDDDERRQELIEIWNKATNEIAQAMRDSLSPMNTINRMVSSGARGNWMQVRQIAGIRGLVANPKGEIIPRPIKSSYREGLSVLEYFIATHGARKGLADTALRTANSGYLTRRLVDVSQDVIVREEDCGTERGLVTPIAVPDSNGELVLDENVENSAYARTLAVDVVDAQGNVLAAGGTDCGDVVIDQLLAAGITEVKVRSVLTCESKVGTCALCYGRSLATGKTVDIGEAVGIIAAQSIGEPGTQLTMRTFHTGGAVSAGGGDDITQGLPRIQELFEARTPKGVAPIAEAAGRITIEESERQMRLVITPDDGSEEIAYPVLRRSRLLIEDGEHVSVGQKLINGPVDPKQVLRIMGPRAAQKFLVDEVQGVYRSQGIGIHDKHVEVIVRQMLRRVTVIESGDSDLLPGELAERARFEDENRRVVSEGKSPASGRPELMGITKASLATESWLSAASFQETTRVLTQAAMEGKSDPLLGLKENVIIGKLIPAGTGLPRYTEVTVEPTEEAKASLFTGPSAFTDFSYDALGGDGAPEFHAIPLDDYDLGNDFR